The following coding sequences lie in one Apium graveolens cultivar Ventura chromosome 3, ASM990537v1, whole genome shotgun sequence genomic window:
- the LOC141715188 gene encoding uncharacterized protein LOC141715188 — protein MGKFGRFTKGEEAGGQKRDNDQRDDDRRVNDRDRNPQPRGLVINMISGGPTTAGTTRNSRKSYAREVMSIVGEQSKRSKSEMTLEFGDPDLEGLKFPQDDPLVITPIIGNCPVMRVLVDNGASVDILFHDTFIRMGYNDSQLTPSDAPIYGFNHVECKVEGEIQLPVTIGEELREATQMLNFQVVKEASTYNAIVGRTGIHAFKAVPSTYHMVLKFPTRNGVGEARGNQNMARSCYVAALRPDGAGE, from the coding sequence ATGGGAAAGTTTGGAcgtttcaccaagggtgaagaggccggaggccaaaagagagataatgatcAAAGAGATGACGATCGAAGGGTTAACGACAGAGATCGCAACCCACAGCCCCGAGGGCTAGTAATTAATATGATCTCAGGAGGACCTACAACAGCTGGTACTACAAGGAACTCCCGAAAATCTTATGCAAGAGAAGTGATGAGCATAGTTGGGGAGCAATCTAAGCGTTCCAAGTCAGAGATGACGCTTGAATTTGGTGACccagaccttgaaggtttgaaatttcctcaggATGATCCTCTGGTTATCACTCCGATAATTGGAAATTGTCCTGTTATGAGGGTCCTAGTGGACAATGGAGCTTCCGTGGACATTCTATTCCATGACACATTTATAAGGATGGGCTACAATGATTCTCAGCTAACTCCATCCGACGCACCCATCTACGGGTTTAACCATGTGGAATGCAAAGTCGAAGGAGAAATACAACTTCCCGTAACTATCGGGGAAGAGCTCAGGGAGGCCACGCAGATGTTGAACTTTCAGGTTGTCAAGGAAGCCTCTACTTACAATGCTATCGTGGGTAGAACAGGGATCCATGCTTTTAAGGCTGTGCCCTCAACCTACCACATGGTACTGAAGTTCCCAACTAGAAATGGTGTTGGAGAAGCAAGGGGAAATCAGAATATGGCCCGCAGTTGCTATGTTGCAGCACTTAGGCCCGATGGAGCAGGGGAGTAG
- the LOC141713604 gene encoding E3 ubiquitin-protein ligase SGR9, amyloplastic, with translation MDSHYSVLMNALSTLTPPQLSDLIASISALFQRHNRRLVSLLSSPALFSLTLRYLESLSLHHKSLLIGKHLLSNLAHFSHFMHTKTSAPSYSSSNMKLRDLDAVLLLLLFCELRQNDPSALEVEPSKWRTVVCNYYVHNTMLTFSSMAVSDIEVLNKFIVLSTKFLKFIGVIDCDGNPKEGKEVAAAAAVVVALPSVQVHGGGKECVICKEEMKQGRDVCKLPCTHLFHWMCILPWLRKTNTCPCCRFRLPSDDVSGEIERLWEVLIKIGSGSNSFF, from the coding sequence ATGGACAGCCATTACTCTGTTCTCATGAATGCACTCTCCACTCTAACACCTCCCCAGCTCTCTGATCTGATAGCCTCTATTTCTGCACTCTTCCAACGCCACAATCGTCGTCTTGTCAGCCTCCTGTCATCCCCTGCACTGTTTTCCCTCACTCTCCGCTACCTCGAATCCCTTTCCCTCCACCATAAGTCCCTACTTATTGGAAAACACCTCTTGTCGAACTTAGCACACTTTAGTCATTTCATGCACACAAAGACCTCTGCTCCATCCTACTCTTCTAGCAACATGAAGCTGCGTGATCTGGATGCTGTTTTGTTGCTGCTCCTATTTTGTGAACTCCGACAAAACGATCCTAGCGCCCTTGAAGTGGAACCTAGTAAATGGCGTACAGTTGTTTGCAATTATTATGTGCACAATACCATGTTAACATTCTCTAGTATGGCTGTATCAGATATAGAAGTTCTGAACAAATTTATCGTGTTATCGACAAAGTTCTTGAAGTTTATAGGCGTAATTGATTGCGATGGGAATCCGAAGGAGGGAAAGGAAGTGGCAGCTGCAGCAGCAGTGGTGGTGGCACTGCCATCAGTACAAGTGCATGGAGGTGGAAAGGAGTGTGTTATATGTAAAGAGGAAATGAAACAGGGAAGAGACGTTTGTAAATTGCCCTGCACTCATTTGTTTCATTGGATGTGCATTTTGCCTTGGCTTAGGAAGACTAACACTTGTCCCTGCTGTCGGTTTCGCCTACCGTCTGATGATGTTTCCGGAGAGATCGAACGGTTGTGGGAAGTTCTGATCAAGATAGGCAGTGGCAGCAATTCCTTTTTTTAG
- the LOC141713605 gene encoding ABC transporter G family member 6-like, giving the protein MTQNHHTLMAADHKTYISSASTFPFLGPDRSMELQHLPRKPKLQLSPTLRELLHLHNKNSDESTDHVINLNDNVSNSRTSPPFVLAFTNLTYSVKTPRKLSLFPSFLKQYSSNKTSNTKVLLNSISGEAKEGEIMAVLGASGSGKSTLIDALANRIAKGSLKGTVTLNGEILESKLNKIISAYVMQDDLLFPMLTVEETLMFAAEFRLPRSLTKSKKKARVQALIDQLGLPNAAKTVIGDEGHRGVSGGERRRVSIGIDIIHDPIVLFLDEPTSGLDSTSAFMVVKVLQRIAQSGSIVIMSVHQPSSRIMKLLDRLIFLSRGNTVFSGPPAAMSHYFAQFGNPIPEHEDKTEFTLDLIRELEGTPTGTMKLADFNRAWQRRQSPLSTATTSGVKLSLKDAISASISRGKLVSGATNSTNLETETLSSSVPRFANPLWIEMVVIAKRSLKNSWRMPELYGMRLGAIIITGTILATMFWSLDNSPRGVQERIGFFAFAMSTTFYTCAEAMPVFLQERYIFMRETAYNAYRRSSYVLSHSIITIPSLMFLSLVFAVITFWPVGLAGGLSGFMFYFLFIFAAFWAGSSFVTFLSGVVAHVMLGYTVVVAVLAYFLLFSGFFITRDRIPGYWLWFHYLSLVKYPYEGVLQNEFHDQTKCFVRGTQIFDNSPLKSVPDVLKLQLLKDLSKTLGTNITSTTCLTTGMDILKQQGVTDLSKWSSLWIIVAWGFFFRFLFYLSLLLGSKNKRS; this is encoded by the coding sequence ATGACACAAAATCACCATACTCTTATGGCTGCAGATCATAAGACCTACATTTCTTCTGCATCCACCTTCCCATTTCTCGGCCCGGATCGGTCCATGGAGCTCCAACACCTCCCCCGAAAACCGAAACTCCAGCTCTCCCCTACTCTGCGTGAACTTTTACACTTGCATAACAAAAACTCTGATGAGTCCACTGATCATGTCATTAACCTTAACGACAATGTTTCCAATTCTCGAACATCTCCTCCTTTTGTCCTCGCATTCACTAATCTCACTTACAGTGTCAAAACTCCGCGAAAATTATCTCTGTTCCCTTCATTTCTTAAACAATATTCGAGTAATAAAACATCGAATACGAAAGTTTTGTTGAACAGCATTTCGGGTGAGGCAAAAGAAGGCGAGATCATGGCTGTTCTTGGAGCCAGTGGCTCGGGGAAGTCTACGTTGATCGATGCATTGGCTAATCGCATAGCTAAAGGAAGCTTGAAAGGGACTGTAACGCTAAACGGTGAAATTTTAGAGTCGAAGCTGAATAAAATCATTTCGGCTTATGTCATGCAAGATGACTTGTTGTTTCCTATGTTAACTGTGGAGGAAACGTTGATGTTTGCAGCTGAATTTCGTCTTCCACGGAGTCTGACAAAGTCGAAAAAGAAGGCCAGAGTTCAGGCACTCATTGATCAATTAGGCCTACCAAATGCTGCAAAAACAGTGATTGGAGATGAAGGCCATAGAGGAGTTTCTGGTGGGGAACGACGTCGTGTTTCAATTGGAATCGACATAATTCATGATCCTATCGTGCTTTTTCTCGATGAGCCTACGTCAGGGCTTGATTCCACTAGTGCATTTATGGTGGTTAAGGTGTTGCAGAGAATAGCACAGAGTGGAAGCATAGTAATTATGTCGGTCCACCAGCCTAGTTCGCGGATTATGAAATTACTAGACCGGTTGATTTTCCTTTCGAGAGGAAACACTGTGTTTAGTGGTCCACCGGCTGCTATGTCACATTATTTCGCGCAGTTTGGGAATCCGATACCAGAGCACGAGGATAAAACTGAGTTTACACTCGACTTGATTCGTGAACTTGAAGGTACGCCTACTGGAACCATGAAATTAGCTGATTTTAACCGAGCATGGCAAAGAAGACAGAGTCCTCTTTCAACCGCCACTACTAGTGGTGTCAAATTGTCGCTAAAAGATGCTATCAGCGCAAGCATTTCCAGAGGAAAGCTTGTGTCTGGTGCCACAAATAGTACAAATCTCGAAACTGAGACTTTGTCGTCCTCAGTACCGAGATTTGCTAATCCTTTATGGATTGAAATGGTGGTGATTGCGAAAAGATCTTTGAAGAACTCGTGGAGAATGCCGGAACTTTATGGAATGAGATTAGGCGCGATTATCATAACAGGGACTATTCTTGCAACTATGTTCTGGAGCCTAGATAATTCACCGAGAGGCGTTCAGGAAAGAATAGGCTTTTTCGCCTTTGCAATGTCCACAACATTCTACACATGTGCTGAGGCCATGCCCGTGTTTCTTCAGGAACGTTACATTTTCATGAGAGAAACGGCTTATAATGCTTATAGACGTTCCTCTTATGTTCTGTCTCATTCAATTATCACCATACCTTCCTTGATGTTCCTGTCTTTAGTTTTCGCGGTGATAACCTTCTGGCCTGTTGGCCTCGCTGGTGGACTATCCGGTTTCATGTTCTACTTCTTGTtcatttttgcagcattttgGGCGGGGAGCTCTTTTGTCACGTTCCTCTCAGGCGTCGTGGCACATGTCATGTTAGGCTACACCGTGGTTGTGGCAGTTCTAGCCTATTTCTTACTGTTTAGTGGATTTTTTATTACTCGTGATCGGATTCCAGGTTATTGGTTATGGTTCCATTATCTTTCTCTAGTGAAATATCCTTATGAAGGCGTGTTACAAAATGAATTTCATGACCAGACCAAATGCTTTGTTCGGGGGACTCAGATATTCGATAACTCTCCTTTGAAATCGGTGCCTGATGTGTTAAAGCTACAGCTGCTGAAGGATTTGAGCAAAACTTTGGGGACAAATATTACCAGCACTACTTGTTTGACTACTGGTATGGATATATTGAAGCAACAAGGGGTGACTGATTTAAGCAAGTGGAGTTCTTTGTGGATTATTGTGGCTTGGGGCTTCTTTTTTCGGTTTTTGTTCTACTTGTCTTTGTTGCTGGGGAGCAAAAACAAGAGGAGTTAA